One genomic segment of Methanomassiliicoccus sp. includes these proteins:
- a CDS encoding HEAT repeat domain-containing protein, with product MTPDDMLDLMERLLVEETRENALEELEKICREGCTDPRAVTYLIPVLHVPDDLSRRRASWLMGKLAQNKTSTFWPLEELNNLLHDQDAEVRENAAWAIGELTGMRVGGLGSIEHLNRLLMDPIPSVRGMAAWTLGRLAERLRLGFQSSIGPLRSLLDDRYDSVRRSAQYALDHLTTIGVEE from the coding sequence ATGACCCCCGATGATATGCTGGACCTGATGGAAAGGCTCCTCGTGGAGGAGACCCGGGAGAACGCCTTGGAAGAGCTGGAGAAGATATGCCGGGAGGGCTGTACCGATCCCCGGGCGGTCACCTACCTCATACCTGTACTGCACGTCCCCGATGATCTGTCGAGACGCCGGGCCTCCTGGCTCATGGGCAAGCTAGCCCAGAACAAGACCTCCACCTTCTGGCCGCTGGAGGAGCTGAACAACTTGCTCCATGACCAGGATGCCGAGGTCCGGGAGAACGCCGCCTGGGCCATCGGAGAGCTGACCGGCATGAGGGTTGGGGGCCTGGGGAGCATCGAGCACCTCAACCGGCTGCTGATGGATCCCATACCCAGCGTGAGAGGGATGGCCGCTTGGACCCTGGGGCGGCTGGCGGAGCGGCTGAGGTTGGGATTCCAGTCCTCGATCGGACCACTCCGGTCGCTCCTCGACGACCGGTACGACAGTGTCCGCCGGAGCGCCCAGTACGCACTGGACCACCTAACGACCATTGGTGTCGAGGAATAA